Part of the Plasmodium falciparum 3D7 genome assembly, chromosome: 10 genome, ACcaatattatgtaaatatttagaTTTTAGAGATACGCACATAATATGTACAAAACCTGTGTTTACCTTTTCCATGTGTGCTGTAGAATGTTTACAAAAACAAGAGAACTATATACCTGAATGGGATGATGAAAAGAtcaacataaaaaatatggatacatcccaaataaaaaatgaagaatattttcatacaaaatggaattttaaaaattctttACATCTATTGtcttataaagaaaatgtttCGTTTAAACAATGtgatgaaatattaaatatcaCTCTATGTAGTAGTGGTCACTCATTAGGGAGttcaaatttttttctatcaacagattatttgaatatatttattgtaaataaaagttcttataatattaaaagacaTACTTCTTCCTTTGATTCAAGTAtgttaaataaatgtaattttgttatattcacttcatttttattatccaaACAATTACAATATTATGTAGACCAAACAGATCCTCATTATAATAGCACAAGCTGTTCTCCACAAAATAATGTGGATATTAATCATAATGAAgctaatagtaataataaccaaacatgtgataataataataataaaaaaatatttgataataataataaaaaaaaaacatgtgataataataataaaaaaatatttgataataataataacaatccatgtgataataataataacaatccatgtgataataataataataacccgtgtgataataataataataataataatcctATTTGTAGCAATGATCAGGCCACGCATTCTCCCAAATCATCTAACACAACACAGGCACATAATATGAAACAATTAATACTACAGAAAATACAAATACATATAGAAAAATCATATAAAGATAGCTTAAACAAAATATGCTCACTTGtattaaaaacaataaaaaataaaggatgCGTATTAATACCTGTTGATTtacattttctatattttatagAGTTAATTGAATTAATTGGAGTTATTATAAGTAAACATCTACCAAAAGAAGAGCAAGTGTTGATTTTTAGTGTTCTGTCAAATATTCAAGATGTCATACAtcaattaaatttatttgcTGAATGGGTCGAAGAATcacgtaaaaaaaaatgtagtaAAATATTGAACCCTCAAGGTCCATTTTCTATAGATATTatgattaaaaataatagattGATTATaggaaataatattaatgatataacTAAACAATTTAGATATCCATGTGTTTGTTTTATACATGACTCTTCATTACGATTTTTTGAATCATCATTGTTATTAGAAAAATGGGccaatgaacaaaataacaCATTAATATTAGTAGACCCTTTTTATGATCCTATAAAAGTTCTATAtccttttaaaatatatgaaaaaaaaataaatgtccATTATTGTCCCCTTTCATGGGATCTTAATGAATTtcatataaaagatataattaTGAGTAATAcgaaaaatgtaaatgttACAAAGGATACATCtcataagaatataaataataatataaataataatataaatagtaatataaatagtaatataaataataatataaatagtaatataaataataatataaataatgatataaataataataaaagtaatagtattaataataatgatacacATGTGTGTGTTTATATCTTGCCCGAAACATCCAAGCATATTTTTACagatatatatcaaatgTCCAAAAACGAACTACCATTAGCATATCAAAATGTTACAATTCAAAAAGACAAtaacaattataataatcataataatcacaTAGACATAGATCAAGACACATTTCgcaatattttattcatacaaccatttgaaaaaaaacaaatagcATTCGATAAATTTGAAAATTTCAACCAAAAAATGATACCTGTACGTTTTTCTCCAggagaaacaaaaaaattagaaaggATTCTCAAAAAAGTAGACGACTTTTTCTGTGCCAATATTAAAGCTCAATATACTTGCTCATTCATCGGGGACTATATAGATGAAGATCATATAGAAGAATTTAAAGTAGATGAACTAGAGGggcaaaataaatatgaaataataaacgATGAACAACATGATATTTCAAATGAACaacaaattaaattaatGGTGGGCTCTATAAATGTAGATGTACTTACAAGTAATTTATTACAATctggatataataaaaatgacatCCTTGTCGAGTATCAACAAAACCAAGAAAAAGACACTGACACAAATAATAACGTTATATGGTCCATTACAATCAACTCTATTAAATCCAAAATTATTTGTCACGATCAATATGATATTGAAGTctgtacaaataatatagaatTTAGAGAGAAAGTTAAGGAGATATTTTACAAATTAGTAAACCAGATAATAGAATGATAAAATGATGTATCTGTGtatgtttattttgtttttttttatataaacataaaatgaataataaaataaataaataaataaatataaatatatatatatatatatatatatatatatatatgattaacttgtttttttatttgaattcatgaaaaaaaaaaaaaaaaaaaaaattttatatatttatataaatttatatatatttatatataattattgacatatatataatattaacttatttatttatttttttttttttatttttttttttttttttttttttttttttctttaaaattttCTCTTCCAATTTCTTTTGTCCGCATGAAAATTTCCCCATATCTGACCATGCAAACGCACACGCTTCAAATATCCAGGAGGGTGTTTTTCCATTTTGTCTTTTCGTTgcttaaaatataaataataatctgGTGATATTTTTTGCACATCATTTATAGTACCATTTATCTTCAATAAATTATCTTGTGTTAAGGTAGctaaatattttgttttaaaatatcCATTTTCATCAAAGGATTTCtgtgttatatttttattattataatattgtgTAAATAAATGATcagatttaatttttaacaAACTTGTATCTTTATctatttctatatttatatttggtGCTACATATCCAGCTATAtttctttcatattttatattatcttctaTTAATTTCGTTACATTTGTTAAACAAATAGTTCCAATTTCTTGTATTATATAcctttgatatatttttgcattaataaaaatattttttagtttttctaaatattcttcttttattcCTGGCATTATTTCATTCCCATTAATCAAAACTATTTGTATAGAACAagcttttttattaa contains:
- a CDS encoding ribonuclease, putative, with the translated sequence MIDTFEITKLCFSEHMSSHLIKMGSYNILCDVPLDMNEILEIRETIPKEINKTNVILDNNNNNNDEYSSYNSDNRHNDGYINISNLETSPGLSKKLLLNISYIPMKIHIILISCVEGFMGLPILCKYLDFRDTHIICTKPVFTFSMCAVECLQKQENYIPEWDDEKINIKNMDTSQIKNEEYFHTKWNFKNSLHLLSYKENVSFKQCDEILNITLCSSGHSLGSSNFFLSTDYLNIFIVNKSSYNIKRHTSSFDSSMLNKCNFVIFTSFLLSKQLQYYVDQTDPHYNSTSCSPQNNVDINHNEANSNNNQTCDNNNNKKIFDNNNKKKTCDNNNKKIFDNNNNNPCDNNNNNPCDNNNNNPCDNNNNNNNPICSNDQATHSPKSSNTTQAHNMKQLILQKIQIHIEKSYKDSLNKICSLVLKTIKNKGCVLIPVDLHFLYFIELIELIGVIISKHLPKEEQVLIFSVLSNIQDVIHQLNLFAEWVEESRKKKCSKILNPQGPFSIDIMIKNNRLIIGNNINDITKQFRYPCVCFIHDSSLRFFESSLLLEKWANEQNNTLILVDPFYDPIKVLYPFKIYEKKINVHYCPLSWDLNEFHIKDIIMSNTKNVNVTKDTSHKNINNNINNNINSNINSNINNNINSNINNNINNDINNNKSNSINNNDTHVCVYILPETSKHIFTDIYQMSKNELPLAYQNVTIQKDNNNYNNHNNHIDIDQDTFRNILFIQPFEKKQIAFDKFENFNQKMIPVRFSPGETKKLERILKKVDDFFCANIKAQYTCSFIGDYIDEDHIEEFKVDELEGQNKYEIINDEQHDISNEQQIKLMVGSINVDVLTSNLLQSGYNKNDILVEYQQNQEKDTDTNNNVIWSITINSIKSKIICHDQYDIEVCTNNIEFREKVKEIFYKLVNQIIE